The Penaeus vannamei isolate JL-2024 chromosome 23, ASM4276789v1, whole genome shotgun sequence DNA window GAGGAACGAATAATAGGACAGAAGAACTTAAACCAAGAACAAGTGAACATAATGCAAGAACACGAGAACGTAAACCAAGAACAGGGAACGTAAACAAGAACAGGATACCGTAAACTTTAactaaaatcaaggaaaaggagaatgtagAACAAGAACAGATTCTAAACTAAGAACAGGAAAATATGAACCAAGAACAAGCGAACTTAAACCAAGAACAAGCGAACTTAAACCAAGAACAAGTGAACTTAAACCAAGAACAAGCGAACATAAACCAAGAACAAGTGAACTTAAACCAAGAACAAGTGAACTTAAACCAAGAACTGAACATAATTCAAGAACAAGAGAACTGTAACCAAGAACAAGACAACGTAAACCAAGAAGAGAACATAAACAAGAACTGAAGAACATAAGccaggaaaaaaatgaacaataaaacgaaaccGGAACAGAAAATGGAGATATTAAACCAAGAACAAGAGAACAGGGAACGTAAATTAAGAACAGTAAAATAAAATGGAACGAGAAATGGGCTAAGACCTAGCTTGACCTTGTTGCTGTGGTCTTGCTCAGGTGGAGGAtcttaaggataaggataagtccgatatgcgaagctgagcctcgcccgggctatggggaagCCCGGCCATTGCctactaatgtcgactcgatcaacgtgtcagTGAgtactgacgcgacagagcttctTAGTCCTTATCcgccgcggtgcccagccacagcagtaacctccgggcgacaattgcaacttctcgcgcctgggcggggcacgaaccgccgacccctcggatgagaggccgacacgttaccactgtactaacctGGAGGCTCTGGTGGatcttcagttcagttcagttagatttgtgaagtcatgcttcgcccgggcctttttctctggagtggcccggcctgtgttaactatttctagttagctcagatgtttttctttgaactgcatgcttatcgcggtggctggattgcaagccagcgatccagctgccacggggagGAGGATCTTGAGTGCTGAGAGCTTACGTAGGGCTAACCTGTGCCAGCTTACCcggggagcgaggggagcctgcggtccaatgggcgagccgggAGCTGTCCGTTCTCAACCAGTCAGGTCTCGGCATTAGTCATCGCGAGGCGGCTGGTGGTGACGTGCATGAGGAGGCCCTGCTGCAGGTCCCGGAGGTCGGCTacagtatttctgacgaaggcgtagtcgaagccggtcaaatacagctcttgtattgtatttacacacatgcccatggggattgtgtgtgtaaaacttcgcaatccttattcatgtatgagtagattggtaatatccattctcattcgtaGCTTTTCTACATTTGACAACATGAAAACGGTTCAAGAAAATATAAACCTGGAAGAGAACataaacaaggaaaagaataTAAACCAAGAACAGAACATAaaccaagaacaaaaacaagaaaacacgcacCAAGAACACGAAAACTTGAACCAAGAATAGGACAAGAAAACTCGAGCCAAGAATAGGACAAGAAAACATAAAccaagaataggaaaagaaaactcGAACCAAGAATAGGACAAGAAAACTCGAACCAAGAATAGGACAACAAAACATAAACCAAGAATAGGACAAGAAAACTCGAACCAAGCGCAGGAGAAGCAGAAAG harbors:
- the LOC138866036 gene encoding MAP7 domain-containing protein 1-like, which produces MQEHENVNQEQGTTSELKPRTSELKPRTSELKPRTSEHKPRTSELKPRTSELKPRTEHNSRTRELWRILRIRISPICEAEPRPGYGEARPLPTNVDSINVSVSTDATELLSPYPPRCPATAVTSGRQFLPGERGEPAVQWASRELSVLNQSGLGISHREAAGGDVHEEALLQVPEVGYSISDEGVVEAGQIQLLIREAESPSQEQEKQKAQARSRRSRKPKPSAGEAESPSQEQEKQKARAKKQEKQRAQARSRRSREPKPGAGEAESPSQEQEKQKAQARSRQPTTGGAQPIVPAAGRSARRACSNGATLLLIDNPNTGRVI